One stretch of Tepiditoga spiralis DNA includes these proteins:
- a CDS encoding esterase/lipase family protein codes for MSPKKEKKIKKSKKDKKENLDKKKKLSFDFIKKIKLYLNRLKFKLTRKNIIIMSIGLIFVIGLIIGINYLNSMVKQKEQAHQKILSQDLKVIIPDGAFPSKKTFDIVELSKDSIEYQNLVSMANFTGKIYYVKPSDGKEESSLKPIIVRYKIPKKLYFGDNYTNFSLAYANDDDPPIISEFSGCRIVKDGNDYYIEAETFHLSKIGLIQKSPKEASYGLRTLVEKPPSIKNDIILVGGSDLNFSGYLSNTKTATDPYGKNLWSVLFPDRTIWKYNYPMVETKSKLYYDSFLAFLMRTGQNSYIEFEAKRLAQELKRLPNRTFDIIAHGVGGLIARMAIESDPDIKNVQNIVLISTPNKGTNIANPLFFNVLYGKNISDLSKTFGINERTMVSIEHNVNFYIEQINSYYKEIMPNSYVLKKLDSFGLRKDIHYMAIAGSVTGLNESIKGSILERFYPEFLHGDGIVTIDSALNDKFEKNLLFKKSFFEIYTDPKILDSIKLFLNSKVDKIVIKPFENDNFIETYKEKELAEKKELAKSYNFFKVPNSYSEKTFILKNNDYGVLKEDYIKIQKLKNKLFLETPNGVYNDKFEKILNVKVLGGIIYNGRYFISAPDGIYATDETGGVFVKVSNSLITSNEAYYLPNNGLITVFNEDMYSSVYLDNSLISNKFLFKKIKIIDKDVYFVFNNKISIINNGKLLTVLNKEDLINKGLNNFGDFIDFVPYKKQLFILTSDYKLIMYDTEYFKTQIIGNQDIGRLSLFLNNDTLLVFGKTTLTKINLKDRIFNGDYQKFKNEIEDVYFDNKTFYFITKTLRGNLLWDGKIN; via the coding sequence ATGAGTCCAAAAAAAGAAAAAAAAATAAAAAAATCAAAAAAGGATAAAAAAGAAAATTTAGATAAAAAAAAGAAATTATCTTTTGACTTTATAAAAAAAATAAAACTTTATTTAAACAGATTAAAATTTAAATTAACAAGAAAAAATATAATTATAATGTCAATTGGTTTAATTTTTGTTATTGGGTTAATAATAGGTATAAATTATTTAAATTCAATGGTAAAACAAAAAGAACAAGCACACCAAAAAATACTTTCACAAGATTTGAAGGTTATCATACCAGATGGTGCTTTTCCTTCAAAAAAAACTTTTGATATTGTAGAACTTTCAAAAGATTCCATCGAATATCAAAATTTAGTTTCTATGGCAAATTTTACTGGAAAAATTTATTATGTAAAACCATCTGATGGTAAAGAAGAATCTTCATTGAAACCTATAATAGTTCGTTATAAAATTCCAAAAAAACTATATTTTGGGGATAATTATACAAATTTTTCATTGGCTTATGCTAACGATGATGATCCACCTATAATATCTGAATTTTCAGGATGTAGAATAGTGAAAGATGGAAATGATTATTATATTGAAGCTGAAACATTTCACTTATCTAAGATTGGATTAATTCAAAAATCTCCAAAAGAAGCTTCTTATGGATTAAGGACATTAGTTGAAAAACCACCTTCAATAAAAAATGATATAATTTTAGTGGGTGGATCTGATCTAAATTTTTCTGGATATTTATCTAACACAAAAACCGCTACAGATCCCTATGGTAAAAATCTTTGGAGTGTTTTATTTCCAGATAGAACTATATGGAAATATAATTATCCAATGGTTGAAACAAAGAGTAAGCTTTATTATGATTCTTTTTTAGCTTTTTTAATGAGAACAGGTCAAAATAGTTATATAGAATTTGAAGCAAAAAGATTGGCGCAAGAATTAAAACGTCTTCCTAATAGAACATTTGATATAATAGCTCATGGTGTAGGCGGATTAATTGCTAGAATGGCTATTGAATCTGATCCAGATATTAAAAATGTTCAAAATATTGTATTAATTTCTACTCCAAATAAAGGAACTAATATAGCAAACCCTTTGTTTTTTAATGTACTTTATGGAAAAAATATATCAGATTTAAGTAAAACATTTGGAATAAATGAAAGAACAATGGTATCAATTGAACATAATGTAAATTTTTATATTGAACAAATAAATAGTTATTATAAAGAAATAATGCCTAATTCATATGTTTTGAAAAAATTAGATTCTTTTGGATTAAGAAAAGATATACACTATATGGCTATTGCCGGTAGTGTTACAGGATTAAATGAAAGTATAAAAGGATCTATTTTAGAAAGATTTTATCCAGAATTTTTACATGGAGATGGAATAGTTACAATAGATAGTGCATTGAATGACAAATTTGAAAAAAATCTATTATTCAAAAAAAGTTTTTTTGAAATTTATACCGATCCTAAAATTTTAGATTCCATAAAATTATTTTTGAATTCAAAAGTAGATAAGATAGTTATAAAGCCTTTTGAAAATGATAATTTCATTGAAACTTATAAAGAAAAAGAATTAGCAGAAAAAAAAGAGTTGGCTAAATCTTATAATTTTTTTAAGGTTCCTAACTCTTATTCGGAAAAAACATTTATATTAAAAAATAATGACTATGGAGTCCTAAAAGAAGATTATATAAAAATACAAAAATTAAAAAATAAGCTTTTCCTTGAAACGCCTAATGGTGTATACAATGACAAATTTGAAAAAATTTTAAATGTTAAAGTGCTTGGTGGAATAATTTACAATGGAAGATATTTTATTTCTGCACCGGATGGAATTTATGCAACAGATGAAACTGGTGGAGTTTTTGTAAAAGTATCAAATTCATTAATTACTTCAAATGAAGCATATTATCTTCCTAATAATGGGTTAATAACAGTATTTAATGAAGATATGTATTCTTCTGTTTACTTAGATAATTCTTTGATATCTAACAAATTTTTATTTAAAAAAATAAAAATTATAGACAAAGATGTATATTTTGTTTTTAACAATAAAATTTCAATTATTAATAATGGAAAGCTTTTAACAGTTTTAAATAAGGAGGATTTAATAAACAAAGGATTAAACAATTTTGGAGACTTTATTGACTTTGTACCCTATAAAAAACAATTATTTATTTTAACTTCTGATTATAAATTAATAATGTATGACACAGAATACTTTAAAACTCAAATTATAGGTAATCAAGATATAGGACGTCTTTCTTTATTTTTAAATAATGATACTTTATTAGTTTTTGGAAAAACAACATTAACAAAGATAAATTTAAAAGATAGAATTTTTAATGGTGATTATCAAAAATTTAAGAATGAAATTGAAGATGTATACTTTGATAATAAAACTTTTTATTTTATAACTAAAACATTGAGAGGTAATTTATTGTGGGATGGAAAAATAAATTAG
- a CDS encoding radical SAM protein, which yields MSLMDSMKNMMMKQVSKLVTNVVRKSDVEQLAKLFWTLSKFTKEPTKSGIVKLAKGAENHDPMLVNWAELFKKSSPKQVEKIINNLIINEFAIGEKVRQEKMHEHKVVLPKLAIISPTYACNLRCVGCYSALYGHKYQLSKDELFDTIRQFNDLGIYFFIITGGEPFVYPHLFEMLEEFDDSFFMIYTNSTLINEEKAKRLSELGNATLAISVEGFEEMTDWRRGKGVFKQIQNAWNLLTKYGVVYGASVTATSKNHDLIISDEFWDFLKDNGNAFSWVFQFMPVGKDATMDLVPSAEQRLERFRKLEELRLGGKFAFVADFWNHGFLTHGCLAAGSKYLHINAKGFAEPCVFQQFAVDNIRDKTVLEILKSPFFEAYKRTIPYSDNLFRPCPIIDNPKVFRSMVNKFNAIPQHPGSERTITDLAPELDKLAADWKVYADKLWIDEGYSEKWPSKRGVYNYETRMRRYENHEEKLALDKK from the coding sequence ATGTCATTGATGGATTCTATGAAAAACATGATGATGAAACAAGTTTCGAAGTTAGTTACAAATGTTGTTAGAAAATCAGATGTTGAACAACTTGCAAAATTATTCTGGACCTTATCTAAATTTACAAAAGAACCAACTAAAAGTGGTATTGTAAAACTTGCAAAAGGTGCTGAAAATCACGATCCAATGTTAGTTAATTGGGCTGAATTATTTAAAAAATCAAGTCCAAAACAAGTTGAGAAAATAATAAATAATCTCATAATCAATGAATTTGCAATAGGTGAAAAAGTAAGACAAGAAAAAATGCACGAACATAAAGTTGTTTTACCAAAATTAGCTATAATTTCTCCAACTTATGCTTGTAATTTAAGATGTGTTGGATGTTATTCAGCACTTTACGGTCACAAATATCAACTTTCTAAAGATGAATTATTTGATACAATAAGACAATTCAATGATTTAGGAATTTATTTCTTTATAATAACAGGTGGAGAACCTTTTGTTTATCCACATTTATTTGAAATGCTGGAAGAATTTGATGATTCATTCTTTATGATTTATACAAACTCAACATTAATCAATGAAGAAAAAGCAAAAAGACTTTCAGAATTAGGAAATGCAACTCTTGCAATATCTGTTGAGGGATTTGAAGAAATGACAGATTGGAGAAGAGGAAAAGGTGTATTTAAACAAATACAAAATGCTTGGAATTTACTTACAAAATATGGAGTTGTATATGGTGCTTCTGTAACTGCTACCAGTAAAAACCATGATTTAATTATTAGTGATGAATTTTGGGACTTCTTAAAAGATAACGGAAATGCATTTTCTTGGGTATTTCAATTTATGCCTGTTGGAAAAGATGCTACTATGGACTTAGTTCCTTCAGCAGAACAAAGATTAGAGAGATTTAGAAAGTTAGAAGAATTAAGACTTGGCGGTAAGTTTGCATTTGTTGCTGACTTTTGGAATCATGGTTTCTTAACTCATGGATGTTTAGCAGCTGGATCAAAATATTTACATATAAATGCAAAAGGATTTGCAGAACCATGTGTTTTCCAACAATTCGCAGTTGATAACATAAGAGATAAAACTGTATTAGAAATATTAAAATCACCATTTTTTGAAGCATATAAAAGAACTATACCATATTCAGATAATTTATTTAGACCATGTCCTATTATAGATAATCCAAAAGTATTTAGATCTATGGTAAATAAATTTAATGCAATTCCTCAACATCCAGGTTCAGAAAGAACTATAACAGACTTAGCACCAGAATTAGATAAATTAGCTGCAGATTGGAAAGTTTACGCTGACAAGTTGTGGATAGATGAAGGTTATTCTGAAAAATGGCCTTCAAAAAGAGGAGTGTATAATTACGAAACAAGAATGAGAAGATATGAAAACCATGAAGAAAAATTAGCATTAGATAAAAAATA
- a CDS encoding TetR/AcrR family transcriptional regulator, with the protein MANMKKEKKLLKKKLIAEKAIELITEKGLNNFTMQDVAQKCNVSKGTLYLYYKNKNSLIISAFGILVEKLKKTFIYETKDVSIPQKADFILNTYSEILNKFPSKDLMKILEILISSIHDEEMMEELTNIFSTYYSQTLDFFETVFGSRQKSLLIHAMFDGLAIYKALGVNFCKDDIENDFKEMILKIYKK; encoded by the coding sequence ATGGCAAATATGAAAAAAGAAAAAAAATTACTAAAAAAAAAATTAATAGCTGAAAAAGCCATAGAATTAATTACAGAAAAAGGTTTAAATAACTTTACAATGCAAGATGTTGCTCAAAAATGTAATGTTTCAAAAGGAACTTTATACTTATATTATAAAAATAAGAATTCTTTAATAATATCAGCATTTGGAATTTTAGTTGAAAAATTAAAAAAAACCTTTATTTATGAAACAAAAGATGTTTCTATCCCACAAAAAGCTGACTTTATTTTAAATACATATTCAGAAATATTAAATAAATTTCCATCAAAAGATTTAATGAAAATACTTGAAATACTAATAAGTTCCATACATGATGAGGAAATGATGGAAGAATTAACTAACATTTTTTCAACATATTATTCTCAAACATTAGATTTTTTTGAAACTGTCTTTGGTTCGAGGCAAAAATCATTATTGATTCATGCAATGTTTGATGGATTAGCAATATATAAAGCTCTTGGGGTTAATTTTTGTAAAGATGATATTGAAAATGACTTTAAAGAAATGATTTTAAAAATATACAAAAAATAA
- a CDS encoding metal-dependent hydrolase: MKLTYLGHSVLLIEGSINAIIDPFITGNPQCTVSLDSIKKLDYIFVTHGHGDHFGDTIELAKKTGATVVCNYEIGLYLQMNGVENIHSMHIGGSKSFEFGSVKLINALHGSSIFDGKNIIYAGNPCGFLLEIDNKKIYHAGDTGLTLDMKLLEKYSIDVAFLPIGGNYVMDIEDAATAAFFIKPKLVVPIHYNTWSIINADANLFKSKVESLKINCKIMSPSTYMEV; encoded by the coding sequence ATGAAATTAACTTATTTAGGTCATTCTGTACTTTTAATAGAAGGGAGTATAAATGCTATTATAGATCCTTTTATTACAGGAAATCCTCAATGCACTGTATCTTTAGATTCAATAAAAAAGCTTGATTATATATTTGTAACTCACGGTCATGGAGATCATTTTGGAGATACAATTGAACTTGCAAAAAAAACGGGAGCTACTGTGGTATGTAATTATGAAATTGGATTATATTTACAAATGAATGGAGTTGAAAATATCCATTCAATGCATATTGGAGGATCAAAATCATTTGAATTTGGTAGTGTAAAATTAATTAATGCACTTCATGGTTCTTCAATATTTGATGGAAAAAATATTATTTATGCTGGAAATCCTTGTGGTTTTTTACTTGAAATAGATAATAAAAAAATATATCATGCAGGTGATACAGGATTAACTTTAGATATGAAATTATTAGAAAAATATTCAATTGATGTTGCTTTTCTTCCAATTGGAGGTAATTATGTAATGGATATTGAAGATGCAGCTACAGCTGCTTTTTTTATAAAACCAAAGTTAGTTGTCCCAATTCATTATAATACGTGGTCAATAATAAATGCAGATGCTAATCTTTTTAAATCAAAAGTAGAATCTTTAAAAATTAACTGTAAGATAATGTCCCCTTCTACATATATGGAAGTGTGA
- a CDS encoding alkaline phosphatase, which produces MKKIPILLLILFLYSNVFSYKYIFLFIADGLGTNHINLANIYSEYKYKKTLNMEKLNNLSLMTSYNKVMDTSAVMTSIMSFNQTNNGNINIDYNGNNIFPITYYLKDSGYKIALITTKKLTSASPASAYAHSTFNNNKNISNQLLNSNIDLLIGGGRVDLPNSINNFEYKLHIPNTPSLKPELIVTSYSDMPYFIDKRKSMNVMLNYALKKFNNNKFFILIDSSKIANASIAHDTYAMINELIDFDNSISSAIEFSKKHIKDTLIIVCGSHEAGGLSLGDGFINIKNIDIQKYSYEKIYKIMKDSKNFYEFSKKFSFPIDLKKEYDLSKNSTTYLNPLTKKVLNYVNKISGIKWSTYGYTVNYVPVFSNYNYKNIIKSTELLWILYSF; this is translated from the coding sequence ATGAAAAAAATACCTATACTACTTTTAATATTATTTTTGTATTCAAATGTTTTTTCATATAAATATATTTTTTTGTTTATTGCCGATGGGCTGGGAACAAATCATATTAATTTAGCAAATATTTATTCTGAATATAAATATAAAAAAACATTAAATATGGAAAAATTAAATAATTTATCTTTAATGACATCTTATAATAAAGTAATGGATACATCGGCTGTTATGACTTCTATAATGAGTTTTAATCAAACAAATAATGGAAATATAAATATTGATTATAATGGAAATAATATATTCCCAATAACTTATTATTTGAAAGATTCTGGATATAAAATAGCTTTGATAACTACAAAAAAATTAACTTCTGCTTCTCCAGCTAGTGCATATGCACACTCTACATTTAATAATAACAAAAATATTTCTAATCAATTATTAAATAGTAATATAGATTTATTAATTGGTGGTGGAAGAGTCGATCTTCCAAATTCAATAAATAATTTTGAATATAAACTACACATTCCAAATACTCCTTCTTTAAAACCAGAATTAATAGTTACTTCTTACTCAGATATGCCATATTTTATTGATAAAAGAAAATCTATGAACGTTATGCTAAATTATGCATTAAAAAAATTTAACAATAATAAATTTTTTATTTTAATAGATTCTTCTAAAATAGCAAATGCTTCAATAGCACATGATACTTATGCAATGATAAATGAATTAATAGATTTTGACAATTCAATAAGTTCCGCTATAGAGTTTTCAAAAAAACATATAAAAGATACCTTAATTATTGTTTGTGGTAGCCATGAAGCTGGTGGATTGAGTTTAGGCGATGGTTTTATAAATATAAAAAACATTGATATTCAAAAGTATTCTTATGAAAAGATATATAAAATAATGAAAGATTCTAAAAATTTTTATGAATTTTCAAAAAAATTCTCTTTTCCAATAGATTTAAAGAAGGAATATGATTTATCTAAAAATTCTACTACTTATTTAAATCCATTAACAAAAAAAGTTTTAAATTATGTAAATAAAATTTCTGGAATTAAATGGAGTACTTATGGATATACTGTTAATTATGTTCCTGTTTTTTCTAATTATAATTATAAAAATATAATAAAAAGTACAGAATTACTTTGGATTTTATATTCATTTTAA
- the thiI gene encoding tRNA uracil 4-sulfurtransferase ThiI yields MDLILVKTNEIALKNKNKKFFEKQLIYNIKSKLSSRYTIIKKFNRIYLKPRANVIIEENDFKLLKKVFGIHAFSPVYKVEKNIEDIFEKALYIAKKISNKDNKTFKIITKRSDKKFYLESQEISAKTGEFILNNLPNLKVKMKNYDFSINIEVRDEGAFLYSESITAYGGLPVGVSSKGSLLLSGGIDSPVAAMLMLKRGMVLNAINFMSPPYTGKKSLDKIIKIASKISEYSIMPFYLYSIPFTKVQLAIKDSNAERYSIILQRRSMMRIASKISQITDTKVLITGESLGQVASQTVENALSISDASKRLIFRPLIGFDKEETIQLSKKYDLYNLSILPYEDSCTVFVPTRPATKSKIDILRNLEEKIPNLEELEKEVINSSEKFEFIDGELKKIEDFVKIKGGVF; encoded by the coding sequence ATGGATTTAATTTTAGTAAAGACAAACGAAATAGCTTTAAAAAACAAAAATAAAAAATTTTTTGAAAAACAACTCATTTACAATATAAAATCTAAACTTTCTTCAAGATATACAATTATCAAAAAGTTCAATAGAATTTATTTAAAACCAAGAGCTAATGTAATAATTGAAGAAAATGATTTTAAGCTATTAAAAAAAGTTTTTGGCATTCACGCTTTTTCACCAGTTTATAAAGTTGAAAAAAATATAGAAGATATTTTTGAAAAGGCATTGTATATTGCAAAAAAAATATCTAATAAAGATAATAAAACTTTTAAAATAATAACAAAAAGGTCTGACAAAAAATTTTATCTTGAAAGCCAAGAAATATCTGCAAAAACAGGAGAATTTATTTTAAATAACTTACCCAACCTAAAGGTTAAAATGAAAAACTATGATTTTTCAATAAATATTGAAGTACGTGATGAAGGTGCTTTTTTATATTCAGAAAGTATTACTGCTTATGGCGGATTACCTGTTGGAGTTTCTTCTAAAGGTAGTTTATTGTTGTCTGGAGGTATAGATAGTCCAGTTGCAGCAATGCTAATGTTAAAAAGAGGAATGGTTTTAAATGCAATTAACTTTATGAGTCCTCCTTATACTGGTAAAAAATCATTAGATAAAATTATTAAAATTGCTTCAAAAATTTCGGAATATTCAATAATGCCTTTTTATCTTTACTCAATACCTTTTACAAAAGTACAGCTTGCAATAAAAGATTCAAATGCTGAAAGATATTCTATAATTTTACAAAGAAGATCTATGATGAGAATTGCTTCAAAAATTTCACAAATTACTGATACAAAAGTTTTAATAACTGGAGAAAGTTTAGGTCAAGTAGCTTCTCAAACAGTTGAGAATGCATTATCAATTTCTGATGCTTCTAAAAGATTAATTTTTAGACCGTTAATCGGATTTGATAAAGAAGAAACTATACAACTTTCCAAAAAATATGATTTATATAATTTATCTATATTACCTTATGAAGATTCTTGTACAGTTTTTGTTCCTACAAGACCAGCAACAAAATCAAAGATTGATATTTTAAGGAATTTAGAAGAAAAAATTCCAAATCTCGAAGAATTAGAAAAAGAAGTAATTAATTCTTCAGAAAAATTTGAGTTTATAGATGGTGAATTAAAAAAGATAGAAGATTTTGTTAAAATAAAAGGTGGAGTATTTTAA
- a CDS encoding polyprenyl synthetase family protein — MENFKKEFNNYIKLYFENNNIENKYFRESLFYSMINGGKRLRPWIINEIGKFLDIDKNILLDIGLAVEILHTSSLIHDDLPSIDNSNLRRGKLSNHMRFDVHTAILSGDYGFIVPNKIILNLPIEDNLKIKVLDMFLSTSLKLFSGEMNDVAFEKYSLNPTLDEIIKMYEYKTGVMFGFSFAAPFLIVNDSKKAKKFYEVGVKFGLAFQLFDDLKDLKGNSKILGKDVNKDINKLTALKLLGVTKTEEKSNEFFNSCIKTLNEYKMNNFSEKLISLKKLIQER, encoded by the coding sequence ATGGAGAATTTTAAAAAGGAATTTAATAATTATATAAAATTATACTTTGAAAATAATAATATTGAAAATAAATACTTTAGAGAAAGTTTATTTTATAGTATGATTAATGGTGGCAAAAGATTACGCCCATGGATAATTAATGAAATAGGAAAATTTTTAGATATAGATAAAAATATTCTTTTAGATATAGGATTAGCTGTTGAAATCTTACATACTTCTTCTTTAATACATGACGATTTACCTTCTATAGATAATTCTAATTTAAGAAGAGGAAAGTTATCAAACCATATGAGATTTGATGTTCATACTGCTATACTTTCTGGTGATTATGGATTTATTGTCCCAAATAAAATAATTTTAAACTTACCAATAGAAGATAATTTAAAGATAAAAGTTTTAGATATGTTTTTGTCAACATCTTTAAAACTTTTTAGTGGTGAAATGAATGATGTTGCATTTGAAAAATATTCTTTAAATCCAACTTTAGATGAGATTATTAAAATGTATGAATATAAAACAGGAGTAATGTTTGGTTTTAGTTTTGCTGCTCCCTTTTTAATTGTCAATGATTCAAAAAAAGCTAAGAAATTTTATGAAGTTGGAGTTAAATTTGGATTGGCATTTCAACTTTTTGATGATTTGAAAGATTTAAAAGGAAATTCAAAAATTCTTGGAAAAGATGTAAATAAAGATATAAATAAATTAACAGCATTAAAACTTTTGGGAGTTACTAAAACAGAAGAAAAATCTAATGAATTTTTTAATTCTTGTATTAAAACTTTAAATGAGTATAAAATGAATAATTTTTCTGAAAAATTAATAAGTTTAAAAAAATTAATACAAGAAAGATAG
- a CDS encoding lysophospholipid acyltransferase family protein encodes MKFIHFFNSLFFTLVFFVGFLFYVGIYGEIVYLIYLIKLKKNKKEALEFLKKRAVVFSKATFKFTNCPVNLIGKENIPDNGPYVIVGNHQSLMDGPLVIGFIAPVIFILKKQNMKVPFISKFFKALDFIPVDRDDPRSGAITLRTFAKELKVNKSIISVFPEGTRTNNGEVGKFKEGSLSVPYKFNIQILPIVIDGTFNMMKKNRLLLNPTKINLKVLKPLQPKDFESEKILSDYIRDLIIKNKNNL; translated from the coding sequence ATGAAATTTATACATTTTTTCAATTCATTATTTTTTACTCTAGTATTTTTTGTAGGTTTCTTATTTTATGTTGGAATATATGGTGAAATAGTTTATCTTATATACCTAATTAAGTTGAAAAAAAATAAAAAAGAGGCCTTGGAATTTTTGAAAAAAAGAGCAGTAGTTTTTAGTAAAGCAACTTTTAAATTTACAAATTGTCCAGTAAACTTAATTGGAAAAGAAAATATACCAGATAATGGTCCATATGTTATTGTTGGAAATCATCAAAGCCTTATGGATGGACCGCTTGTTATTGGATTTATTGCTCCAGTTATTTTTATTTTGAAAAAACAAAATATGAAAGTACCCTTCATTTCAAAGTTTTTTAAAGCCTTAGATTTTATTCCCGTTGATAGAGATGATCCAAGAAGTGGTGCTATTACTTTAAGAACATTTGCAAAAGAATTGAAAGTAAATAAATCTATAATTTCAGTTTTTCCAGAAGGCACACGTACAAACAATGGTGAAGTTGGAAAATTTAAAGAAGGATCTTTGAGTGTACCTTATAAATTCAATATTCAAATACTTCCAATTGTAATAGATGGAACTTTTAATATGATGAAAAAAAATAGATTATTGCTAAATCCAACTAAAATAAATTTAAAAGTATTAAAACCATTACAGCCAAAGGATTTCGAATCTGAAAAGATTTTAAGTGATTACATTAGAGATTTAATCATAAAAAACAAAAATAACTTGTGA
- the lgt gene encoding prolipoprotein diacylglyceryl transferase: MLPKSFSGEWYFNPILFKFGVLETRWYGLLIAIAVMLAVSIAEKQAKKEKILENDFFGAIIFGIIFGIIGARLYYVTFNWNYFSQYPTEIIKTWHGGMAIHGGVLGSILAAYIYTKRKKCSMKFLQSLDLFTFVLPLAQAIGRWGNFMNHEAYGGPTELPWKMFIALKDRMPGYESYSYFHPTFLYESILDLSIFLFLLYYIRNKRNSFGEVTALYLILYSIGRGFIETLRTDSLMIFGMKTAVLISFILSIIGIVMFIYIKKKENKK, from the coding sequence ATTCTTCCAAAAAGTTTTTCTGGAGAATGGTATTTTAATCCAATTTTATTTAAATTTGGAGTTTTAGAAACAAGGTGGTATGGTTTATTAATTGCCATTGCAGTTATGCTTGCAGTATCTATTGCAGAAAAGCAAGCTAAAAAAGAAAAAATTTTAGAAAATGATTTTTTTGGAGCTATTATTTTTGGAATTATTTTTGGAATTATTGGTGCAAGACTTTATTATGTTACTTTTAATTGGAATTATTTTTCTCAATATCCAACTGAAATAATAAAAACTTGGCATGGTGGTATGGCTATTCATGGTGGCGTTTTGGGATCTATTTTAGCTGCTTATATATATACAAAACGAAAAAAATGTTCTATGAAATTTTTACAATCATTAGATCTTTTTACATTTGTGCTTCCGCTTGCTCAAGCAATTGGAAGATGGGGAAACTTTATGAATCATGAAGCTTATGGTGGACCAACTGAGTTGCCTTGGAAGATGTTTATTGCATTAAAAGATAGAATGCCTGGATATGAATCTTACTCTTACTTTCATCCAACATTTTTATATGAATCTATTTTAGACTTATCTATATTTTTGTTTTTATTGTATTATATTAGGAATAAAAGAAATAGTTTTGGTGAAGTAACTGCTCTTTATTTAATTTTATATTCAATAGGAAGAGGTTTTATAGAAACTTTAAGAACTGATAGTTTAATGATATTTGGAATGAAAACTGCTGTTTTAATAAGTTTTATACTTTCAATAATTGGAATTGTTATGTTTATATATATAAAAAAAAAGGAGAATAAAAAATGA